The genomic region CAAAAGCCTCCGGCATCTCCCGCGACCAGAAGGCCGCTCTTGAATAGCTTTGGCATCCCTGCCAGGCCGCCTTCAGGGATGAGGTGCCCGGAGTACTCCATCAGTCGGCCGCCCTCGATGAGGCGCGCGATTCCCTGCCTGGCTTTGAAGCGTTCCAGTACCTCGTCAGCTGTGATACGCTGGTTCACCAGCGCCTGGGGCTGCACTACGACGCCGATAGATACGCTCTCTTTGTTGGTGTAGATGAATCCGCCGCCCGGGATGCCGCGGGCAAAATCACCGATTACTGTATATGATGCGCCGGCGTTGCCGATAAGCCCGAAGCGCTCGTTGATGGTCTTTGCCGGCAAGGCAAGCAATTCCTTAACCCCTAGACCGATATCATTGTGGCCAAGCTCTCTGCGGAGTTCGGCCTTCTGTGCCAGCAGCGAGTTCACTCCATCAGCGAGAATAACAATGTTGGCTCTAACATCTCCATCGGCTCGCTGGGTCTTGACACCTGTCACTTTGTCACCGTCATAAAGAAGATCATCTACAACCGTGCTGGTCACAAGGATTGCTCCGGCATCACGTGCCTTGTTTACCAGCCATTCATCAAACTCCCGGCGCAGCACAGTGAATCCATTGAAAGGAGGTTTGAGAAATCCACTGTTGCCGAAATCGATCTCCAGAGATCTCTCGCCGGAGGTCATCATGATCCTTTGGTACTGTACCGGGCGTTGGAGTGGGGCTTCTTTCCAGAATTCGGGGACAAGCTCCTGCAACACCTGCGCAAACAGCATGCCTCCCGTCATGTTTTTGGCGCCCGCGAACTCTCCGCGTTCGATCATAAGGACCTTCAAGCCCGCGGTAGCAGCGGTCAAAGCGGCCGAGGCTCCAGCCGGACCCGCTCCGACCACTATCACATCAAACGTTTCCGGCATTTTGCGCCTCTACTGCTTGTCGTTTTCTGATTTGTTCGATCAATACAGGCAATACTTCTCGAAGATCCCCAACTGCTGCCAGGTCGGCGAGCTTCATGATCGGGGCCCCTTTGTCCGAGTTGATGGCAATGATCAATCGCGAGTCTTTCATTCCTCCAATGAAGTAACTCGTGCCCGAGACGCCGATCGCCATAAACAGGCGCGGGGACAGCCGTCTCCCACTGCTTTCTCCCACAAGCCGGTTTCGCGGCAACCAGCCATTGTCTACCGTGGGCTTAGACCCACCCACAGCTGCGCCCATGACATCAGAGAGATTCCAGATGAGATCGAGGTTCTGCTTCTGGTGGAATCCGTAGCCAGCCGCGACTATTCGCTCGGCTTCGTCGAGCGCGACCACCTTGGGATCGGCCTTCACAAACCCCTTCACCTCTGTGCGGGGCATAGGCATGTCTCCCAACTGCATGGCGACGATATCGCCTTTTCGAGTATTAACAGCTCGGTCTAAACCCACACTGCCGGGCTTCATGGTTACTACCGTGGTGGAGTTGGGAGCGAACGTAAAAACACCATGCGCCTTGCCCAGACAGGTCGAACGATTGATCCTCAGGCTGTTATCCTGCTGAACGGCTATGGTGACGGTGTTAGCCGCGAATCCGCTCTTCAACCGGGCCGCAAGTCGTGGAGCCAAGCTGGCACCATTTGGCGTTGCCGCGATGAGGACGAGCATGGGAGAATGCTCAATTTTCAGTTTCGAAAATGCATGCGTGTACAGATCGGCGCTGAATTCGTTTAGACGCCGGTCCTCAAACAGATAGACGACGTCAGATCCATAAGCCACGAGCTTGTCTGTAAACCTGGAGACGTTTTCCCCAAGAAGAAAAGCACATACCTTCCCTTTGAGACGACTGGCCAACCGGCGAGCCTCCCCAAGCATCTCCAGACTGGATTCCCGGATCTCACCTTGTTCATGCTCAGCCCAAACCCAGATCTCGTTATCCATGCACACCTACCACCTTTCTTGTGATGTGATGAAATCATAAAACCATCAGCACAGCACGCTCGGAAGCGACCCCGAGTATCGCCTCCACGTTGAGAGCTTGCCCCCTGACCGAACTGAAACCTAGAGTAACAAGCCTACCCGTTTGCCGTCCTTGATGGCGTCGTCGATGCCAAAGATATTGGCGCGGGATTCTCTGGCGTCGCCGATTATGTGGAGTTCGGGAACCTTCCCTAGCAGAGAGTGGTAAAGGGCCTCTACGGGCGGCTTGGATGTCACAAGAATCACGGTATCGACATTCTCAATCGCACTTGGCTGGAAGGTCAGTTGATTCATCAGATGAACTGTGTGATCGTCGATGCTGGAGAAAGCTGTATTTGGAATGAATGTTGCCTTGGGCAGCACGCGCATGCCAATGACAACGTCGATGCCAAGGTCGGATACCGATCGCCCCATCTTCGGGTCGATGCTGACAACGGTCACATCCTTGCCCTGGTCTGCCAGCATCTCAGCAATACCGGGGCCAACAACATAGGCTGTTGTGTCGTAAATCACCACACGCTGGCCGACAGGTTTCTTGCTCAGCACCACATCTTCTGGTGTGAGCACATACTCTGCATCCGCACCGGGTATGGCATACATCTGCTTCGGAGTTATACCGAGGCGAGAATAGGTGGCGACTGTCGCGACGATGACTGCGTCTGGATGAAGTGCAGCAATATTCTCGGGCGTAGCTTCGGTATTCAGCCGAATATCCACATTCCGCTTCTTGAGTTGAAGCGAGAGCCAACGGACGACGTCGCTGCGGTCGCCCAAACCAGGCAGCTGCGCCTCCAGTCGCACATGACCGCCGAGTTGCTCAGCTTGCTCGAGCAGAATGACGTTGTGGCCACGCTGAGAAGCGACCATGGCGGCTTCCATGCCTGCCACACCGCCGCCTGCGATGACGACTTTCTTTTTCTTATCTGCTGGTGTGGGCGTGGGTTTGTGTTCTTGTCCAACCTCTGGATTGACGGTGCAGCCGATGGGCTGGAAAAAGCGGCTACGCAGGAAGCAGCCCTCAACGTCGCCGATACAGGCACGTATCTCTTCAGTATCGCCCCGCTTAGACTTGTTAGCCCATTCGGGATCGGCGATGAGCGAGCGAGCCATTACGATCATATCGCATTGGCCTTCAGCCAGGGCTTGTTCCGCGAACTCCGCAGTGGTGATGCGTCCACCGCTGATGATGGTGACATTGTCAATCGCTTCACGCACAGCCGCCGCAGCATAGAGGTTGGTGCCTTGAGGCATGTACGATGAAGGATAGTGGAAATATGTCGTTTGCGGTTTTTGGCCGCGAGCGCCAACTCGGAAGTAGTCGACCTTTCCAGTATCCGCCAGCATCTTGCACATCTCGACGCCTTCCTCCAGCGTAATTCCCCCATAAATCGACTCATCGACGTTCGTCTGGAAACCGATGGCGAAATCCCGTCCGCAGCGCTCCCGAACCCCATCGATGATTTCAAAGACGGCCCTCAGCCGGTTTTCCATGCTGCCGCCATATTCATCTGTGCGTTTGTTGTACAAGGGAGAGGAGAAACACTGCAGTCCTGCGCCGCCACCCATGGGGAAATCGATACCATCGGCACCGGCTTCCCTGGCCGTTTCCGCCCCAATAGCGTGCCACTTGATGACCTGCCGAATTTCGTCGATTGTCATCGTGCGGCCCTGGTTTTCGGTCCAGAGAGACTGTGGGACTAAACCGGAAGGCTGTGCCTGTCCGGGAGCGCCCGTGAACCACGTCCCCTGGACTATAGCTTTCGCTCCCCACTTATGGATGGCTGCAATGAGCTTGGAGAGGCCGGGGATGCAATTTCGGTCAAAGAGCTCGAAAGAAAACCCTTTAAACAGGCCGGTCGGTACCACGGGGCAGTTCGCAATCGCAAGCGTGCCCACACCGCCTTTGGCCCGCGCCTCAAAGTAGCCGATCTGCGCGTCCGATCCAGGAGGAAGGGTGAAGATATGGTGGGGAGACATGAATATCCGATTCGGGACCTCCAAGGCTCCGATCTTGGTTGGACTGAACAAATACTTGAAATTACCCATTTTTCCTCCTTTTCACATGTGATGACGCCTGCAACGGCTGAAGCGCAAAGCCCCGGGTCTTCGCCGGATCAGCGTTTCTTGACGATCAGCGGGCTCTTGAATTCACGCAGGTCCGGACAGTAGTTGGCAAAGTTGTTGGCATATATGATCCCCGGTTTGGCCCCACAGACAATAGGAATGGTCTGAATCATTGGCACCGCGGTGGCATAGTAGGCAGGCGATGTGCGGTCGCCGGGACGGAAATGGAGATTCTTTTCGGCAGATGCCAGAAGCTCAAACCTGGCCTTGACGGAAACCGGTTCAGCCTCGATAGTGACGGAGTAGGAGTCGCCAGGGGCTAGCCCTTCCGGCAGGTCTCGCGGATCGTTATACCAGATTTCCTCAAGGGTGATGAACTTTCTGCCTTCCACAATGGCATGGTAGAACAAATTAACACCTGATCGAGTGCCCTTGCGTATAGTCATAGGGGCCATCTTGATATCCTCGCGGGCGGCTTTATATATCTTTTCCGATTCGATACGATCCAGCTTGACACCCAGAATGTGGCAAGTCAACGCCAGGGTTTCGCTGTACCCCCGATCGCCGACATTTTCGATCCACGGCTTCTCCGAGAGCTCCTGTCCGTAGCCCAGACCCCAACACATGTCGGCACTCTGGGTCTGGCTGGTATCGGACAATTCCTGAACCTTGATATAGGAGATGCTGGTGGAAGCGCCGGTGAGGGTGGCGATGATGCGCTCGTACAACCACCCCGGGTTCACTCCCGTGGAGTGCAGGCAGGTGCCGCCTTTTTCACAGGCCTTTTGGAACTTATCCGCCAGAGCCTGCGAGGTATATGGTGGATACCACCATCCGATGGAGGTGATCACATTCCTGCCGGATTCCAGCAGCCGACAGACAATATTGGTAGCCTCGGAATCGATCTCTACCTGGGTGCTCATGTTGGGAGTGAAGAGGACCACATCGGCAGCAGTCCCGATGATCTTCTCCTTATCGGTGGTGATTTTGACGCCGGTGGGTGCCATGCCCAGATACTCCCCCACATCCTTGCCGTTCTTCTCCGGGTTGTAGGCCAGGACCCCAACCAGTTTCAGTTCTGGCTTTTTGGTGATCTCCCGAAGCAGGGCATTCCCTACTGTTCCCGGACCCCAGACGATGACACGGTAGGCTGGTTTCATGCTTTCCTCCTCTTCAAAGGCTCGAGTGCATGGGATTGCCGGATGCAGCAGTTCATTCCTTACAGGCGGGCATGCCCTCGTTGCCTAAATAGTTAACGTTATTTTGGCACAGCGTAACAGTAGGTGTCAAGATATCGCATTACGCGGTAAATTTGTTATCAGAGCTTGAATATTGTTTCCAGATGGAGTCATCGAGGGGATGGCCGGCAGGATGGCCGGAGGCGTATCACAATGAGTGCAGAAGATCCTTTTGATGGGGAAAGTCGGGATCCCGTGAGGCTTGAGATGGGAGTGGTGCAGGATACTTCCTGCCGGGGGTTTGGGGGTGTCCCCCAAATTCTCCCTCCTCCCCAAGAGTGGGGGCAGGGGGTTGATCATGCCCTGATCAGATCATCTTCCTAATAGATGGCCTTTTCCGCTGCCAGATTCTCGATTTCGGAATTGCTCAGCCCCAGGAGTTCCCCGAACACATACTGGTTATGCTCTCCCAGAAGCGGGCCGTGGCGGGTGACCCGGGCCGGGGTCCTTGATAGCTTCCAGGGTGGGGCAATAACCGTGTGCTTCCCCAATCCCGGATGAGGTACCTCAATAAAGAAATCGCGCTCGCGGAGATGCGAGTCTTCATAGAGCTCTTTACCGTTCCAAATGGGGATCGCTGCCACTCCGGCTTTCTGAAGCATCTCCATTGCTTCGTAGGCGTTTTGTTTAACCGTCCAGCCGGCTACCATCTTATCCAGCTCCAGATGATTCTGTCGGCGCGCTTGGGCATTGGCGAACCGTTGATCGAGAATCCATTCCGGGTGCCCGATGATTTGGCAGAACGCCTGCCATTCTTCTTCGGTGCCGATGGCGATGCTGATCCACTTATCTTCGCCTTTGCAACGATACCCGTTGTGGGGCGCCATGCATTCATCCTCATTCCCCTGGCGGAATTGTACCCGGCCGTTCATAGTGTAGTCCATGAGCACATTACCGAGGAGCACGCTGATGGCCTCGGAGCAGGAGAGATCGATATGCTGACCCTCTCCGGTTTTTTGCCGGTGAATGAGCGCCGCGATTATGGCAAAAGCTCCGGTGGTTCCGGCAAGGAGGTCAGATTCCCCCAGCGAGAGAAGAGGTTCATGATCGGGATATCCCGTTATGTATGATGACCCGCCCAACGCGCCGAAAGAGGGGGCGTATCCGATGTATTTCTTCGCGGGGCCGGTCATTCCCAGTGCGGAGATCGAGAGCATGACCAGTCTCGGATTGATTTTATGGAGAACCTCGTATCCCAGGCCCAGCCTGTCGATGACGCCGGGGCGCATATTCTGGACCGCCACATCGCTGATTCTGGCGATTTCCCTGGCGAGTTGGGCTCCCTTGGGATGTCCCAGGTTGAGGGTTATGCCGATCTTATTGACGTTCAAATCGCTGAAGACCGGCGAATTGTCTATTCCGCTATAGATATCTCCGGTGGTCAGGGAAAGGACCCTGGAATGATCGATCCGCGTTCTGCTTTCAACCTTGATGACTTCGGCTCCCAGTCTGGCCAGAAGCCCAACGGCGTGAGGGCCGGCCCATGCCCAGGTGAAATCGGCTACCCGTATCCCTTCGAGCGGTCGAAGCCTCTTTCCGGTCTCGATCGGATCGCATGACGCATCAAGTTTTTTGCTGTTCCGAATCATGCTACCGATCGACTTATTGTGCTCCCCGAGCGAAGGGGCGGAGCGTTCGATTTTGAAGGGCGTCTCAGAGAATATGGAGGAGGCTCCGGGATATTTGATCTTCGAACCGGAAGGATGATCGATTTCGACGAAGAATCCTCGCGCGTTGTATTGGCCGGATTCGGCGATGTCTTTGGCGGACATCACGGAAGCGACCGGGCAATTGGCCTCCTGCCCGTTGTGATAGAAGTCGTCTTTGGCCTGATCTTTGGCCCACTCACAGATGCGAGGCAGTATCTCGGTATAAAAGCGTTTGGATCGCTCAATGAGACTGTCGAAGGCCTTGTCCTGAGCCCACTTCGGGTTGCCCATGATATGAAGGAGGCCTTTCCAGTGATGATCCTCGTGAGCTGAAAGCACTACGTGGCCATCCTTGCACGGTACGAGTACGCTGGTGCCGTTGATGCGATCGGTTCGGGTAGTAATCATTCCGGTGTTGGCATAGTGCGATGCCCAGACCCGGGCCAGATCAAGCATGGCTTCCTGCTTTGAGAGATCCACAAACTGGCCCAGCCCCGTCTGTTTCTGATCGTAAATGGCGGCGAGAGTACCGACGGACGCGCTCAGTCCACAGCTGAATTCGCCGATCAGGCTGCCATATTTCAATGGCTCCCTTTCCGGGAAGGGCGATCCGTAGGGCATGAGATAGCCAAAAAGGCTACAGTGAGCGGTATTCAGCGGATAAGCCTTATACTCGGCGTAAGGCCCTGACTGACCGAAGGGGGTCACTGCCGTAACCACGAGGCGCGGATTCAGCTTCCGAAGGGCTTCGAAGTCGAGCCCCAGTTCTTTTGCGGTACGGGCGGATTTGTCGTGGATCAGCAGATCGGCAGTCTGGATCAGTTTAGCAAGCGTCTCTCTGTCCTCCGCCGATTTCAGGTTCAGGGTGATTCCCTTTTTGTTCGTGTTGAGATACAGGAAGGTAAGGCTGAGCTCGGATTGGTCATGGAGGAAAGGGCCTCTTCTTCGGGAAGGGTCGCCGATTGCGGGCTCTTCGATCTTGATGACCTCGGCTCCCAAATCGGCCAATAGCTTGCTGCAGTACGGCCCAGATACAAGATCGGCATATTCGAGTACCCTGATTCCAGCCAGCGCTTTTGTGCTCATAATTACAGGGGACTGCCATCTGTTGTGATGCGTTCCCCAAGCGGCATTATAGCATGCCGTGGGGACACCAGCAACGGCTGGGTAACTGACTGTGGATTCCGGGTCAAGCCCGGAATGACTCGGAAAAACCGTTAGTGTTGAGCCCAGTCGAAGCATGAAGCAAGGAAAACGTCATTCCCGCGAAGGCGGGAATCTAGGAGGGTGGGTGTTGCCAGCAATATCAATCTCGGGCGGGGATCGCCGGAAAACCTATATCGGAGCCTTAATGGTGATGATGGTTCCCTTGCCCTCCTCGGACTTAGCCTCCAGGCGGCCATCGAGCAATCGCACTCTTTCTTGCATTCCGGTCAGGCCGAGCTTTCCGATCCGGGAGAGGTCGCTCACCTCAGCAGGAAGGTTGAACCCGATGCCATTATCGGTGATGACGACGGTGGTTTTTCCATCGCCGAAGGTAATGGAAACTTCAGCCTTTGAGGCGTGAGCGTGCCTGCCGATATTCCTCAGTCCTTCCTGAACAATGCGGAAAAGGATCAGCTCTGCTTCCTGAGAGAACCTTCGCTCAGCGCCGTGTATTTGCAGGCTGGTTTCCACCCTTTGCTCCGTCTGGAGTTGCCGGGTGAGCCAGTGGAGCGCCGGGATCAATCCCAGGTCGTCCAGAATTGAGGGGCGCAGACCGCGGGTGATATGGCGCACTTCCTGCAATACGTCCTTGATCTGTTCGTGGAAAGCCCACATTTCCCTGGCTTCACCCAGAGGCAGCTCAGATTTGTCATGTAGGAGGTTTTCCAGTTGATGAAGCAGCGCGATGAGGGATTGGGCGGTGCTGTCATGGAGTTCGTGGGCGATGCGCAGCCGCTCCTCCTCTTGAGCTCGGGTGATCTGCTGAACATAGAAACGCAGGTTTTCCTGCATCCGTTTTTCCTCGGTGATGTCCCGGGCGATATTCTGAAAGCCTTTGGGATGGTCTCCACTGGATAGCAGATTGGTGGTCAACATCAGTGTTGTCTCTGTGCCATCCCGTTGGATGAAGTGCTGCTCATAGGGTTGAGTCACGGTTTGACCGTGGAACAATTTGTAGCCCACTTCCATCGCGTTCTTCAGGCTTTCTGTAGGGAGGAGATCCTTGATGTTCATCTTCGATAGCTTTTCCGCAGTGGAGTTGAAGAGGACTTCGCCAGCCTTGTTGACCATCTGGATGTTGCCCTCCATGTCATGAACCCAGATGGCATCGTGGGCGCTATCGAACAGCTCTCTGTAGTTGGTTTCACTCTGGCGCAATTGTTCGGCTATCGTCAATTGTTCCTGGTAAAGGCGGGCGTTATCAATGGCGATGCCGATTTCGTTTGCGATAGCCGTCAGCAACTCGATTTCCTCAAAATCAAATTCCCTGTGCTGGTGCGTAGCCACACACAGTGTGCCCACAATCTTTCCCCTGGCTTTCATGGGCACAATCAGCTGAGCCTGAATATTCTCGCGTTTGACCACCTCTCTGGTTAAGCGAGGGTCTTGGGATACGTCATCTACCAAGAGTGGCTCTCCGGTCTGGGCCACCCATCCATTAAAACCTTCCCCCACTTTTATTCGATCCACCAGACGGGCAAATTCCGGTGAAACGCCTTCAAAATCCATGACTACAAGCTCACCGGTTTTGTCTTCGAGGATAAAAAGCAAGACAACCTCAACTCCCATCACTTCCACAACCAGGTCGATCGCCATGCGCTGGAGCCGGTCCATTTCCAGCGACTGGGCGAGCAAGCTGGAGAGCTTACTCAATGTGGTCAGCTTCTGCTGGTATCTCATGGTGTTGCGAATCTGGGAGCGGAGCTTCTCCTGGGCGGTGAACATCGAGGCAGTAGATTGTTCCCGTTCTCTCATTGCCTTCATTTGTCTAGCTCGTGCTCTGAACCAGAAATTTGCCAGGATACCCACCAGGACCACAGCGCCAGTCTCGAAAACAGCATCGGTGGGGGTTGTGGAGATGAACAGAATTCGGGGCAGCATGGCAAACAGGCTAACGGCGGTCAAGGCCAACCCGGCTGTGGCTCCGAAAATATAGCCCGCATAGATGATCGGCACAAGGTAGAAGATACGGTCTACCGAATGCCTTTGCAGGCCCCAGAGGTAGTCGCCGGATGATGAATCGGAGAGGCCCAGTTGATCGGGATAATGAAAAACGGTGCAGATCGCCACCATGAGTGTGATGGCCCAGAAATGGGGGTTCTTTGCCAGCGTTCCGGCTTGTTTGGGCCACTTCGGTGGTGTTCTCATCTATTCTCCGTTGGGGGCATCGGGTTGGGATACCTCGGCCAGCGTGAACCATCTTCTTCTGAGTCCTTCCATCACTGCCTCAATCCGGGAAGACACACCCAATTTGGTGAAGATGTTTCCAAAGTGACTCTCTACGGTGTGAACGCTGAGAGATAGCTGCTTGCTGATTTCCTTGTTGCTCATTCCTCTGGCGGCCATTCGGAGCACTTCAATCTCCCGGTCGCTGATCGAATCAGCTGCCATCTGTCGATTTTCATTAGCGCCTGTGTCCCTGAAGCGCTCTACCAGCTTCCGGGCCACCACAGGATGCAGCACCGACTCCCCGGATCGCACAGTGCGAATGGCCTCGACAAGTTCATTCCCACTCATGTCTTTGAGTAGATAACCGGAGGCCCCTGCTTCCAGAATGGGGAAGATGTATTCCTCATAGTCGTAGGCTGGGA from Dehalococcoidia bacterium harbors:
- a CDS encoding FAD-dependent oxidoreductase is translated as MPETFDVIVVGAGPAGASAALTAATAGLKVLMIERGEFAGAKNMTGGMLFAQVLQELVPEFWKEAPLQRPVQYQRIMMTSGERSLEIDFGNSGFLKPPFNGFTVLRREFDEWLVNKARDAGAILVTSTVVDDLLYDGDKVTGVKTQRADGDVRANIVILADGVNSLLAQKAELRRELGHNDIGLGVKELLALPAKTINERFGLIGNAGASYTVIGDFARGIPGGGFIYTNKESVSIGVVVQPQALVNQRITADEVLERFKARQGIARLIEGGRLMEYSGHLIPEGGLAGMPKLFKSGLLVAGDAGGFCVNTGLVLMGMNLAIASGKSAGETAIHACQKGDFSASTLRHYLTLLNRGAALSSMKTHRLAPAFMSSPRLFDQYPDMLNNFMERLVTIDPEPHKSALSIAREELGKVKK
- a CDS encoding electron transfer flavoprotein subunit alpha/FixB family protein; amino-acid sequence: MDNEIWVWAEHEQGEIRESSLEMLGEARRLASRLKGKVCAFLLGENVSRFTDKLVAYGSDVVYLFEDRRLNEFSADLYTHAFSKLKIEHSPMLVLIAATPNGASLAPRLAARLKSGFAANTVTIAVQQDNSLRINRSTCLGKAHGVFTFAPNSTTVVTMKPGSVGLDRAVNTRKGDIVAMQLGDMPMPRTEVKGFVKADPKVVALDEAERIVAAGYGFHQKQNLDLIWNLSDVMGAAVGGSKPTVDNGWLPRNRLVGESSGRRLSPRLFMAIGVSGTSYFIGGMKDSRLIIAINSDKGAPIMKLADLAAVGDLREVLPVLIEQIRKRQAVEAQNAGNV
- a CDS encoding FAD-dependent oxidoreductase, encoding MGNFKYLFSPTKIGALEVPNRIFMSPHHIFTLPPGSDAQIGYFEARAKGGVGTLAIANCPVVPTGLFKGFSFELFDRNCIPGLSKLIAAIHKWGAKAIVQGTWFTGAPGQAQPSGLVPQSLWTENQGRTMTIDEIRQVIKWHAIGAETAREAGADGIDFPMGGGAGLQCFSSPLYNKRTDEYGGSMENRLRAVFEIIDGVRERCGRDFAIGFQTNVDESIYGGITLEEGVEMCKMLADTGKVDYFRVGARGQKPQTTYFHYPSSYMPQGTNLYAAAAVREAIDNVTIISGGRITTAEFAEQALAEGQCDMIVMARSLIADPEWANKSKRGDTEEIRACIGDVEGCFLRSRFFQPIGCTVNPEVGQEHKPTPTPADKKKKVVIAGGGVAGMEAAMVASQRGHNVILLEQAEQLGGHVRLEAQLPGLGDRSDVVRWLSLQLKKRNVDIRLNTEATPENIAALHPDAVIVATVATYSRLGITPKQMYAIPGADAEYVLTPEDVVLSKKPVGQRVVIYDTTAYVVGPGIAEMLADQGKDVTVVSIDPKMGRSVSDLGIDVVIGMRVLPKATFIPNTAFSSIDDHTVHLMNQLTFQPSAIENVDTVILVTSKPPVEALYHSLLGKVPELHIIGDARESRANIFGIDDAIKDGKRVGLLL
- a CDS encoding CoA transferase yields the protein MSTKALAGIRVLEYADLVSGPYCSKLLADLGAEVIKIEEPAIGDPSRRRGPFLHDQSELSLTFLYLNTNKKGITLNLKSAEDRETLAKLIQTADLLIHDKSARTAKELGLDFEALRKLNPRLVVTAVTPFGQSGPYAEYKAYPLNTAHCSLFGYLMPYGSPFPEREPLKYGSLIGEFSCGLSASVGTLAAIYDQKQTGLGQFVDLSKQEAMLDLARVWASHYANTGMITTRTDRINGTSVLVPCKDGHVVLSAHEDHHWKGLLHIMGNPKWAQDKAFDSLIERSKRFYTEILPRICEWAKDQAKDDFYHNGQEANCPVASVMSAKDIAESGQYNARGFFVEIDHPSGSKIKYPGASSIFSETPFKIERSAPSLGEHNKSIGSMIRNSKKLDASCDPIETGKRLRPLEGIRVADFTWAWAGPHAVGLLARLGAEVIKVESRTRIDHSRVLSLTTGDIYSGIDNSPVFSDLNVNKIGITLNLGHPKGAQLAREIARISDVAVQNMRPGVIDRLGLGYEVLHKINPRLVMLSISALGMTGPAKKYIGYAPSFGALGGSSYITGYPDHEPLLSLGESDLLAGTTGAFAIIAALIHRQKTGEGQHIDLSCSEAISVLLGNVLMDYTMNGRVQFRQGNEDECMAPHNGYRCKGEDKWISIAIGTEEEWQAFCQIIGHPEWILDQRFANAQARRQNHLELDKMVAGWTVKQNAYEAMEMLQKAGVAAIPIWNGKELYEDSHLRERDFFIEVPHPGLGKHTVIAPPWKLSRTPARVTRHGPLLGEHNQYVFGELLGLSNSEIENLAAEKAIY
- a CDS encoding GAF domain-containing protein, which encodes MRTPPKWPKQAGTLAKNPHFWAITLMVAICTVFHYPDQLGLSDSSSGDYLWGLQRHSVDRIFYLVPIIYAGYIFGATAGLALTAVSLFAMLPRILFISTTPTDAVFETGAVVLVGILANFWFRARARQMKAMREREQSTASMFTAQEKLRSQIRNTMRYQQKLTTLSKLSSLLAQSLEMDRLQRMAIDLVVEVMGVEVVLLFILEDKTGELVVMDFEGVSPEFARLVDRIKVGEGFNGWVAQTGEPLLVDDVSQDPRLTREVVKRENIQAQLIVPMKARGKIVGTLCVATHQHREFDFEEIELLTAIANEIGIAIDNARLYQEQLTIAEQLRQSETNYRELFDSAHDAIWVHDMEGNIQMVNKAGEVLFNSTAEKLSKMNIKDLLPTESLKNAMEVGYKLFHGQTVTQPYEQHFIQRDGTETTLMLTTNLLSSGDHPKGFQNIARDITEEKRMQENLRFYVQQITRAQEEERLRIAHELHDSTAQSLIALLHQLENLLHDKSELPLGEAREMWAFHEQIKDVLQEVRHITRGLRPSILDDLGLIPALHWLTRQLQTEQRVETSLQIHGAERRFSQEAELILFRIVQEGLRNIGRHAHASKAEVSITFGDGKTTVVITDNGIGFNLPAEVSDLSRIGKLGLTGMQERVRLLDGRLEAKSEEGKGTIITIKAPI
- a CDS encoding response regulator transcription factor, whose amino-acid sequence is MDKIRILLAEDHKMVRQGIRQFLDREEDLEVIGEASDGEEALKLAKALNPDVIIMDINMPKLNGIEATRKIKQLQPSIIILILPAYDYEEYIFPILEAGASGYLLKDMSGNELVEAIRTVRSGESVLHPVVARKLVERFRDTGANENRQMAADSISDREIEVLRMAARGMSNKEISKQLSLSVHTVESHFGNIFTKLGVSSRIEAVMEGLRRRWFTLAEVSQPDAPNGE